A section of the Rummeliibacillus pycnus genome encodes:
- the fliE gene encoding flagellar hook-basal body complex protein FliE, which yields MAISQVSITQPVQPTLTQTVAQTIPSQNKESFGTVLKNAISAVNDSQVASDNMTNKLVNGDNVELHDVMIAAQKANITLNTALQVRNKVVEAYQEIMRMTV from the coding sequence ATGGCAATTTCACAAGTTTCAATTACACAACCAGTTCAACCAACATTGACTCAAACTGTGGCACAAACAATTCCTTCCCAAAACAAGGAAAGTTTTGGGACAGTTTTAAAAAATGCTATTTCGGCTGTTAATGACAGTCAAGTAGCTTCTGATAATATGACAAATAAATTAGTAAATGGAGATAATGTTGAGCTACATGATGTAATGATTGCTGCCCAAAAAGCTAATATTACACTGAATACTGCATTGCAAGTTCGTAACAAAGTAGTAGAGGCTTATCAAGAAATTATGCGAATGACAGTTTAG
- the fliJ gene encoding flagellar export protein FliJ yields MQTYKYRFDKVIIVKQQEKDQTEIAYKDATKSFEDVATKLYNLLKKKEDLIVFQEKKLKKGATIDEIHHYTRFLDSVEKSIEDTQQKVIRARTKMEWHKDKLLEKSLECRKYEKMKEKDYQTYQKEQDRIEMIHLDELSSIAYYNKEIR; encoded by the coding sequence ATGCAAACGTATAAATATCGCTTTGATAAAGTAATAATTGTTAAACAACAAGAAAAAGATCAAACTGAAATTGCATATAAAGATGCCACAAAGTCCTTTGAAGATGTAGCTACAAAACTATACAATCTTTTGAAGAAAAAAGAAGACTTAATCGTTTTTCAAGAAAAAAAATTAAAAAAAGGTGCAACAATTGATGAAATTCATCATTATACAAGATTTTTAGATAGTGTTGAAAAATCAATTGAAGATACTCAGCAAAAGGTTATCAGAGCACGTACTAAAATGGAGTGGCATAAAGATAAATTATTAGAAAAATCTTTAGAGTGTCGAAAATATGAGAAGATGAAAGAAAAGGACTATCAAACTTATCAAAAAGAACAAGATCGTATCGAAATGATCCATCTAGATGAGCTTTCTTCCATCGCTTATTACAACAAAGAAATCAGGTGA
- a CDS encoding MotE family protein has product MATKPRKKVNKQKVQVEEVEEEKKPTLIQKLFFWVIIPLLFVSAVLLIVAEVTGTNVFEKAKEITGTSSAEEKSKDITKFNTNNEKQIADLKAQIQEKDAEIAKLQNEVEDAKSAKSKMKIEKHRLEVQIKKLEKGDSITKAQFSDLVTTYEKMTPKAAAPAITNMKDSDALKILSNLKPDTLAAILEKMPANKAAHYTELLSKN; this is encoded by the coding sequence ATGGCAACGAAGCCTAGAAAAAAAGTAAACAAACAAAAAGTTCAAGTTGAAGAAGTAGAAGAAGAAAAGAAACCTACCCTAATACAGAAGTTGTTTTTTTGGGTAATAATCCCTTTGCTCTTCGTTTCAGCAGTTCTCCTGATCGTTGCAGAGGTTACAGGTACAAATGTTTTTGAAAAGGCCAAAGAAATAACCGGAACTTCTTCAGCAGAAGAAAAATCAAAAGATATTACAAAATTCAACACAAATAACGAGAAGCAAATTGCTGATTTGAAAGCGCAAATTCAAGAAAAAGATGCAGAAATCGCTAAATTACAAAATGAAGTTGAAGATGCAAAAAGTGCAAAGTCTAAAATGAAAATCGAAAAGCATCGTTTAGAAGTACAAATAAAAAAACTTGAAAAAGGCGATAGCATTACGAAAGCACAATTTAGTGATCTTGTTACAACTTATGAAAAAATGACACCAAAAGCTGCTGCACCAGCTATTACGAATATGAAAGATTCAGATGCATTAAAAATTCTTTCAAATTTAAAACCAGATACCTTAGCTGCAATTCTAGAAAAAATGCCTGCTAATAAAGCTGCACATTATACAGAATTGCTATCAAAAAATTAA
- the flgC gene encoding flagellar basal body rod protein FlgC, whose amino-acid sequence MTIFQSMDTTGSALTAQRLRMDVISSNMANVDTTRAKKVNGKWIPYTRKTVTLVPKENSFSNFLNVAISGAGNSSVGNGVKVTSINEDTKTPYKLVYDPTNPDANKDGYVQTPNVDPLKEMVDLISATRSYEANVTVFNANKSMLSKALEIGK is encoded by the coding sequence ATGACAATTTTCCAAAGTATGGACACTACTGGCTCTGCTTTGACAGCACAACGACTCAGAATGGACGTTATCTCATCTAATATGGCGAATGTTGATACAACACGTGCAAAAAAGGTGAATGGTAAATGGATTCCTTACACAAGAAAAACAGTAACGTTAGTTCCAAAAGAGAATTCTTTTTCAAATTTCCTAAATGTTGCAATAAGTGGTGCAGGTAATTCGTCTGTTGGAAATGGTGTGAAAGTTACTAGTATAAATGAGGATACAAAAACCCCATATAAATTAGTTTATGATCCTACAAATCCTGATGCAAATAAAGACGGATATGTGCAAACTCCTAATGTAGATCCATTAAAGGAAATGGTAGATTTAATTTCTGCTACTAGATCATATGAAGCAAATGTAACAGTATTTAATGCCAATAAATCAATGCTATCTAAAGCTCTTGAAATTGGTAAGTAA
- the fliF gene encoding flagellar basal-body MS-ring/collar protein FliF — protein MNERLKNIKTKFGGFWSSRTKVQKGTIIGSILAVIGIASLITYFATRVTYAPLYSNLSTAEVGQIKEQLDSKGVKYQITNGGTAISVPDDQVDNLKVDLASQGYPQSGQIDYSFFSKNAGFGMTDNEFNVLKIASMQTELANLMKEVKGVQDAKVMLTLPQQGVFVSDTQQEASASIVLNTEPGYQFTDAQIKTLYNLASKSVPNLKPENIVITNQYFEYYDLNAQSTSDAGNGIASSDADKQLAIKKQIERDLQRQVQTMLGQLMGIGKVAVSVTTDIDFTQEKRKEDLVEPVDKKNMAGIQISAQKISETYTGAGAAAGGTPEAGTNTDNFTNYQSSANGNGDYEKTQDTVNYEVNRIHRQIKESPYRIRDLGIQVLVEPPKPSDPTSLPAATQTDIKNMLNSIVRTSIDKNEAGQLTNAQLNQKVTVGVEKLNGNTTPVVTQNAIPWWVWVIGGILLVVIILLVFFIMRSRRRDEYEDDEYEYEDEDAIEVDDISEEKETETTLRRKQLEKMAKDKPDEFAKLLRTWISED, from the coding sequence ATGAATGAAAGACTAAAGAACATCAAAACCAAATTCGGTGGGTTTTGGAGTAGTCGAACAAAAGTACAAAAAGGTACAATTATCGGTTCAATTCTAGCTGTAATTGGTATTGCTTCTCTTATTACATACTTTGCTACTAGAGTAACATATGCACCTTTATATTCAAACTTATCGACTGCTGAAGTTGGACAAATTAAAGAACAATTAGATTCAAAGGGAGTTAAGTATCAAATTACAAATGGTGGTACTGCTATTTCAGTACCAGATGATCAAGTGGATAATTTAAAAGTAGATTTAGCATCACAAGGATACCCACAATCTGGTCAAATTGATTACTCTTTCTTCTCAAAAAATGCAGGCTTCGGTATGACAGATAATGAGTTTAATGTATTAAAGATAGCATCGATGCAAACAGAACTAGCAAACCTTATGAAAGAAGTAAAAGGTGTCCAAGATGCAAAAGTAATGCTTACATTACCTCAACAGGGTGTATTCGTTAGCGATACTCAACAAGAAGCTAGTGCATCTATCGTGTTAAATACTGAACCCGGCTATCAATTCACAGATGCACAAATTAAAACATTATATAATTTAGCATCAAAAAGTGTGCCTAATTTAAAACCTGAAAATATTGTTATTACAAATCAGTATTTTGAATATTACGATTTAAATGCACAAAGTACATCTGATGCTGGAAATGGAATAGCTTCATCAGATGCAGATAAACAATTAGCTATAAAAAAACAAATTGAACGTGATTTACAGCGACAAGTACAAACGATGCTAGGACAACTAATGGGTATAGGAAAAGTTGCTGTTTCTGTAACCACTGATATTGATTTTACGCAGGAAAAACGAAAAGAAGATCTAGTTGAACCAGTTGACAAAAAGAATATGGCTGGTATCCAAATTAGTGCTCAAAAAATTAGCGAAACTTATACGGGAGCTGGAGCTGCTGCAGGAGGTACACCCGAAGCGGGTACAAATACAGATAATTTCACTAATTATCAATCTTCAGCTAATGGCAACGGTGATTATGAGAAAACACAAGATACAGTTAACTACGAAGTAAACCGTATTCACCGTCAAATTAAAGAAAGTCCTTATCGAATTCGTGATCTTGGGATTCAAGTATTGGTCGAACCGCCAAAACCAAGTGATCCAACGTCATTGCCAGCTGCTACACAAACAGATATTAAAAATATGCTTAATTCAATTGTACGAACTTCTATTGATAAGAATGAAGCAGGACAGTTAACAAATGCACAATTAAATCAAAAAGTAACAGTCGGAGTTGAAAAATTGAATGGTAATACCACTCCGGTAGTAACTCAAAATGCAATCCCTTGGTGGGTATGGGTAATTGGCGGTATTTTGCTAGTTGTCATTATTCTATTAGTATTCTTTATTATGCGTTCTAGAAGACGAGATGAATATGAAGATGACGAATACGAATACGAAGATGAAGATGCAATAGAAGTAGACGATATTTCTGAAGAAAAAGAAACTGAAACAACACTACGTCGTAAACAACTCGAAAAGATGGCAAAAGATAAACCAGATGAGTTTGCAAAACTATTAAGAACTTGGATTTCAGAAGATTAG
- the flgB gene encoding flagellar basal body rod protein FlgB: MSFFGGTISNIENGLTYASVKQKTIAQNIANVDTPNYKAKDVSFSKMLSDAQNSYIKAYRTNDKHFDFQTDMQTPGVYNPNMSYRQNGNSVDMDKEQASLAKNTIYYNALIDRMNSKLNSLLVVAKGGN; encoded by the coding sequence TTGAGCTTTTTTGGAGGCACAATTAGCAATATTGAAAATGGATTAACATACGCCAGCGTAAAACAAAAAACAATCGCACAAAATATAGCAAATGTTGATACACCTAACTATAAAGCGAAGGATGTCAGCTTTAGTAAAATGTTGTCCGATGCACAAAACTCATACATAAAAGCATATCGTACCAATGACAAGCATTTTGATTTTCAAACAGATATGCAAACACCAGGAGTCTATAATCCTAATATGAGTTATAGACAAAATGGAAATAGTGTAGATATGGATAAAGAACAGGCAAGTTTAGCAAAAAATACAATATATTATAATGCATTAATCGATCGAATGAATAGTAAGTTAAATTCATTATTAGTTGTTGCCAAAGGAGGCAATTAA
- the hslU gene encoding ATP-dependent protease ATPase subunit HslU has product MTQQKTPREMLEYLNRYIVGQNQAKRAVAVALRNRYRRQLLSEEMKNEVIPKNILMIGPTGVGKTEIARRIARLVKAPFLKVEATKFTEVGYVGRDVESMVRDLVEISNRLVKEEKQEEVKEQAERLANDQIVKLLVPSMRKKQTSQNPFEALFGQKNDTSEENTEEDAQVRLKRSQIADNLREGKLENEWVTVEVTEQQSNMMSIFPGSGMDFGGSNMGDMLSSLMPPKKKKRRLQVKDARRILTIEEANKLIDNEEVSEEAIRRAEQSGIIFIDEIDKIATKSSSGNNANVSREGVQRDILPIVEGSTVNTKYGPVRTDFMLFIAAGAFHMSKPSDLIPELQGRFPIRVELEKLTKEDFVRILKEPDHSLILQYQALLATEGVEIVFTEEAIERIAEIATNVNQDSDNIGARRLHTILERLLEELSFEAADISPAHIEITESYVDQKLNEIVKNKDLSQFIL; this is encoded by the coding sequence ATGACACAACAAAAGACCCCTAGAGAAATGTTGGAGTATTTAAATCGTTATATTGTTGGCCAAAATCAGGCGAAGAGAGCAGTTGCAGTAGCACTTCGGAATAGATATCGTAGACAATTACTTTCAGAAGAGATGAAAAACGAAGTTATACCAAAAAATATTTTAATGATTGGTCCAACTGGTGTCGGTAAAACTGAGATCGCACGAAGAATTGCTCGTCTTGTAAAAGCACCATTTCTTAAAGTAGAAGCTACAAAGTTTACCGAAGTTGGGTATGTTGGTCGTGATGTAGAATCGATGGTTCGTGATCTAGTTGAAATCTCTAATCGGTTAGTAAAAGAAGAAAAACAAGAAGAAGTGAAAGAGCAAGCTGAGCGGTTGGCAAATGATCAAATTGTTAAGCTTCTAGTGCCAAGTATGCGAAAAAAGCAAACATCGCAAAATCCTTTTGAGGCTCTTTTTGGTCAAAAAAATGATACATCAGAAGAGAATACTGAAGAAGATGCGCAAGTTCGCTTAAAACGTTCGCAAATAGCCGATAATTTACGTGAAGGTAAATTAGAAAATGAATGGGTAACTGTTGAAGTAACAGAACAACAGTCCAATATGATGAGTATTTTCCCTGGAAGCGGAATGGATTTTGGTGGATCGAATATGGGAGATATGCTTTCAAGTCTCATGCCACCCAAAAAGAAAAAACGTCGTTTACAAGTAAAAGACGCAAGACGCATTTTAACAATTGAAGAAGCAAACAAATTGATTGATAACGAAGAGGTATCAGAAGAAGCAATTCGTCGTGCTGAACAATCTGGGATTATCTTTATCGATGAAATTGATAAAATTGCAACAAAAAGCAGCAGCGGAAACAATGCGAATGTTTCACGTGAAGGTGTGCAACGTGATATTTTACCAATTGTTGAGGGTTCAACTGTAAATACAAAATATGGTCCTGTCAGAACAGACTTTATGTTATTTATCGCTGCAGGAGCATTCCATATGTCAAAACCATCTGATTTGATACCAGAATTGCAAGGACGATTCCCTATTCGTGTGGAATTGGAAAAGTTGACGAAAGAAGATTTTGTACGTATTTTAAAAGAGCCGGATCATTCACTAATCTTGCAGTATCAAGCTTTACTTGCTACAGAAGGTGTTGAAATTGTATTTACAGAAGAAGCAATTGAGCGTATTGCAGAAATTGCAACAAATGTGAATCAAGATTCCGATAATATCGGAGCAAGACGTTTGCATACTATTCTTGAACGCCTTTTAGAAGAACTATCTTTTGAAGCGGCAGATATTTCACCTGCTCATATTGAGATTACTGAAAGTTACGTTGACCAAAAACTTAATGAAATTGTCAAGAATAAAGATTTGTCACAGTTTATTTTATAG
- the fliG gene encoding flagellar motor switch protein FliG, with product MAKKEKGLTGKQKAALLLISLGPEVSAAVYKHLNEEEIERLTLEISSVKKVEPEIKEEIIEEFHNIALAQDYISQGGIGYAKTVLEKALGNDQAQAIINRLTSSLQVRPFDFARRTDPAQIFNFIQNEHPQTIALILSYLEPQQAGVILSSLPQEVQADIAKRIATMDSTSPEVISEIESVLERKLSSTVTQDYTETGGVDAVVEVLNGVDRQTEKTILDALEIQDPELAEEIKKRMFVFEDIVTLDNRSIQRVIRDCENEDLLLAMKVSSEEVKEIIFKNMSQRMAETFKEEMEVMGPVRLRDVEEAQSRIVAVTRRLEDAGEIIIARGGGDDVIV from the coding sequence GTGGCAAAGAAAGAAAAAGGCCTAACTGGTAAACAAAAAGCAGCACTCCTATTAATTTCATTAGGACCAGAAGTTTCAGCTGCTGTTTACAAACATTTAAATGAGGAAGAAATCGAGAGACTAACATTAGAAATATCAAGTGTTAAAAAAGTAGAACCAGAGATAAAAGAGGAAATTATTGAAGAATTTCACAATATCGCACTTGCGCAAGATTATATTTCGCAAGGCGGTATTGGCTATGCAAAAACAGTATTAGAAAAGGCGCTTGGTAATGATCAAGCACAAGCAATTATTAATCGATTAACATCATCACTACAAGTAAGACCATTTGACTTTGCGCGTCGTACAGATCCCGCGCAAATATTTAACTTTATACAAAATGAGCATCCACAAACGATTGCATTAATATTATCGTATTTAGAACCGCAACAAGCTGGGGTAATTCTTTCATCTTTACCACAAGAAGTTCAAGCTGATATTGCTAAACGTATTGCAACAATGGATTCTACTTCACCAGAAGTCATCAGTGAGATTGAATCTGTGCTTGAACGCAAATTGTCATCAACTGTTACCCAGGATTATACAGAAACTGGTGGCGTAGATGCAGTGGTTGAAGTTCTAAATGGGGTTGATCGTCAAACTGAAAAAACAATTCTTGATGCCCTTGAGATTCAAGATCCAGAACTTGCAGAAGAAATCAAAAAAAGAATGTTCGTTTTCGAAGATATTGTTACACTGGACAATCGTTCCATTCAAAGGGTTATTCGCGATTGCGAGAACGAAGATTTACTACTAGCTATGAAAGTTTCAAGCGAAGAAGTAAAGGAAATTATCTTCAAAAATATGTCACAACGTATGGCAGAAACGTTCAAAGAAGAAATGGAAGTTATGGGTCCTGTTCGCCTAAGAGATGTAGAAGAAGCTCAATCTAGAATTGTCGCGGTAACACGTCGATTAGAGGATGCAGGTGAAATAATTATTGCTCGTGGTGGAGGAGATGACGTCATTGTCTAA
- the codY gene encoding GTP-sensing pleiotropic transcriptional regulator CodY → MNLLAKTRRINSMLQASAGKPVNFKEMAETLGEVIESNVYIVSRKGKLLGIATTQQIENERLKKMLEDRQFPEEYTRNLYDFSETASNLDVFDEHSAFPVETQEVFKSGLTTIVPINGGGERLGTLVLARLESKFEDDDLILAEYGATVVGMEILREKAEEIEEEARSKAVVQMAINSLSYSELEAIEHIFEELDGSEGLLVASKIADRVGITRSVIVNALRKLESAGVIESRSLGMKGTYIKVLNGKFLNALAEIKMR, encoded by the coding sequence ATGAATTTATTAGCTAAAACAAGAAGAATTAATTCGATGCTTCAAGCATCAGCAGGTAAACCAGTTAACTTTAAAGAAATGGCTGAAACACTTGGTGAAGTAATCGAAAGTAATGTATATATCGTAAGTCGTAAAGGAAAGTTATTAGGTATTGCTACAACTCAACAAATTGAAAACGAGCGTTTGAAAAAAATGCTTGAAGATCGTCAATTCCCAGAAGAATACACTCGCAACTTATATGACTTCTCAGAAACTGCTTCTAATTTAGATGTCTTCGATGAACATAGTGCTTTCCCCGTTGAAACTCAAGAAGTATTCAAATCCGGTTTAACAACAATAGTTCCAATCAATGGTGGTGGAGAACGTTTAGGAACACTCGTATTAGCACGTTTAGAAAGTAAATTTGAAGATGATGATTTAATCTTAGCTGAATACGGTGCAACTGTAGTAGGTATGGAAATTCTTCGTGAAAAAGCTGAAGAAATTGAAGAAGAAGCTCGCAGTAAAGCTGTTGTGCAAATGGCTATTAATTCCCTTTCTTATAGTGAACTTGAAGCTATTGAACATATCTTTGAAGAATTAGATGGCTCAGAAGGATTATTAGTTGCTTCTAAAATTGCAGATCGCGTTGGTATCACTCGTTCCGTGATTGTTAATGCTTTACGTAAACTGGAATCTGCAGGTGTTATTGAATCTCGTTCATTAGGTATGAAAGGTACTTATATTAAAGTATTGAATGGGAAATTTTTAAATGCATTAGCAGAAATCAAAATGCGTTAA
- the fliI gene encoding flagellar protein export ATPase FliI → MKAADLIEHISSIQTFKKFGKVTRVVGLMIESQGPESSIGDVCKIHVNSVKHGHQEILAEVVGFKDEIVILMPYTSLREISIGCLVEGTGTPLEVKVGTELIGKVLNSLGLPIDGSSLPKGLTTVQTEEDPPNPLTRPPIDETLEVGVKAIDGMLTVGRGQRVGIFAGSGVGKSTLLGMIARNTVADLNVIALIGERGREVREFIERDLGSEGLKRSIVVAATSDQPALMRIKGAFTATAIAEYFRNKGLNVMLMMDSVTRVAMAQREIGLATGEPPAQKGYTPSVFGILPKLLERTGTNEKGSITAFYTVLVDGDDMNEPIADTVRGILDGHIVLDRTLANKGQYPAINILKSVSRLMNHIATPEHVKAAEHLRELYYTYNKSEDLINIGAYKKGTSKEIDEAIYYEPLITSFLKQGFMDKVSMTESVSELVKLSNGGGR, encoded by the coding sequence ATGAAAGCGGCAGATTTAATAGAACATATATCATCAATACAAACCTTTAAAAAATTTGGTAAGGTTACAAGAGTTGTAGGCTTAATGATTGAATCACAAGGACCTGAAAGTTCAATTGGTGATGTCTGTAAAATTCATGTGAATTCTGTCAAGCATGGTCATCAGGAAATTCTAGCTGAAGTTGTAGGATTTAAAGATGAAATAGTGATTTTAATGCCATATACATCACTACGTGAAATTTCAATAGGTTGTTTAGTTGAAGGGACTGGAACACCATTAGAAGTGAAGGTGGGAACAGAACTTATAGGGAAAGTTTTAAATTCATTGGGTCTTCCAATTGATGGTAGTAGTTTGCCGAAAGGTTTAACAACAGTTCAAACCGAAGAAGATCCACCCAATCCCTTAACAAGGCCACCAATAGATGAAACCCTAGAAGTAGGAGTTAAAGCAATAGATGGTATGTTAACAGTAGGAAGGGGCCAGCGTGTCGGTATATTTGCTGGTTCTGGTGTTGGAAAGTCAACCCTACTTGGAATGATTGCTCGTAATACTGTTGCAGATTTAAATGTAATAGCACTAATTGGTGAACGTGGCCGAGAAGTTCGTGAGTTTATTGAACGAGACTTAGGGTCTGAAGGTTTAAAGAGATCAATCGTAGTAGCTGCTACATCCGATCAACCAGCATTAATGAGGATAAAAGGTGCTTTTACTGCAACTGCAATTGCTGAATATTTCCGCAATAAAGGGCTAAATGTCATGCTTATGATGGACTCTGTAACACGTGTTGCAATGGCTCAAAGAGAAATTGGGCTTGCAACTGGTGAACCACCTGCACAAAAAGGATATACACCTTCAGTATTTGGTATTCTTCCAAAGCTACTTGAACGAACTGGAACAAATGAAAAAGGATCTATTACAGCATTCTATACAGTTCTTGTAGATGGTGATGACATGAATGAACCTATTGCGGATACGGTAAGGGGGATCCTTGATGGGCACATTGTGTTAGACAGGACACTAGCCAACAAAGGTCAATATCCAGCAATCAATATTTTGAAAAGTGTTAGTCGGTTAATGAATCACATCGCAACGCCTGAACATGTAAAAGCAGCAGAGCATCTAAGAGAGCTTTATTATACTTATAATAAGTCAGAGGATTTGATTAATATCGGTGCATATAAAAAAGGCACATCAAAAGAAATTGATGAAGCCATCTATTACGAACCATTGATTACATCATTTCTAAAACAAGGATTTATGGATAAAGTAAGTATGACAGAAAGTGTTAGTGAATTAGTGAAATTATCAAATGGTGGTGGTAGGTGA
- the fliH gene encoding flagellar assembly protein FliH, whose amino-acid sequence MTSLSKIIRFDNPETSKENFRTIEIKELFLPTENVEEEITQLNILEERDKLIREAQLDIQNQREAFEQQCLSEQQALEEAKNKWQEEKIELQQKAYEEGFQQGLEEGRLKAQANMSEAIQLANNTILQSKTNADQYLQEQENIILDLAIRSAERILGVTLEENHERYIEIVRRGLKEAREMKEIKLYVSPTYHQLVTEHREELSSMFPVGVPLMIFVNEDIGDTDSYIETNHGRIIVSIDQQLNELRLKLLEILESVD is encoded by the coding sequence ATGACGTCATTGTCTAAGATTATTCGATTCGACAATCCCGAAACATCTAAAGAAAATTTCCGCACCATTGAAATAAAAGAATTGTTTCTTCCGACAGAAAATGTGGAAGAAGAAATAACACAACTTAATATTTTAGAAGAAAGAGATAAGTTAATTAGAGAAGCACAACTTGATATTCAAAATCAAAGAGAAGCTTTTGAACAGCAATGTTTGAGTGAGCAACAAGCACTGGAAGAAGCAAAAAATAAATGGCAAGAGGAAAAAATTGAATTACAACAAAAGGCATATGAAGAAGGCTTTCAGCAAGGACTTGAAGAAGGACGCTTAAAAGCACAAGCTAATATGTCAGAAGCCATTCAATTAGCAAATAATACAATTCTTCAATCTAAGACAAATGCAGATCAGTATCTACAAGAACAAGAAAATATCATATTGGATCTTGCCATACGCTCTGCCGAGAGAATACTTGGAGTTACATTAGAAGAAAATCATGAACGTTATATAGAAATTGTCCGAAGAGGGTTAAAAGAAGCAAGAGAAATGAAAGAAATTAAATTATATGTTTCACCAACTTATCATCAGTTGGTAACTGAACATCGAGAAGAACTAAGTTCAATGTTCCCTGTTGGTGTTCCACTTATGATATTTGTAAATGAAGATATAGGTGACACCGACAGTTATATTGAAACAAATCATGGACGAATTATAGTGAGTATTGATCAACAGTTAAATGAGCTAAGATTAAAGCTTCTGGAAATTTTAGAAAGCGTGGATTGA
- a CDS encoding flagellar hook-length control protein FliK produces MNIESLKVTKSVKPEVSTSKNPSKSKDFAEVLTKANSQVSKTEQTTVSKSDSSEKQAATKQEVDNSSKKELQESTADMVKDTTESKDTKATSSRFKFDLSKGLEGLLGSVSKLVDESKGEQTISMDDLSNIINVTSLQDLGSLIGLNIKQQDFADGLSLDKILQKLGINKDDFEKTLQQLTGNQSKGKDVWDLLAGIDQNQMVFLQNLMDSVKGHASSKISKLQASQILQFLKIVQLVAPKTDLMLNQEYQSHQVKELIAKISSNIDQAKVTTSDSQLTKINDIQQLNIKLADTSANENVSTTQTATRVANTTVTLSLPTDKASQAEAFVKEFQAIMNRGQFSNNAAGTKLLIKLYPENLGSIRVEIVQKEGIMTARFLASTNIGKQMLESQLQQLKQGLVNQNIQLDRIDVAQALNETNRHEKEHHQFQQAFRQHSNEQQKQKDDKEEEKSNFNDFLMELEV; encoded by the coding sequence GTGAATATAGAGTCGCTTAAAGTAACTAAATCGGTTAAACCAGAGGTATCTACTTCTAAAAATCCTTCAAAAAGCAAAGATTTTGCAGAAGTACTGACGAAGGCAAATTCTCAAGTTTCCAAAACAGAGCAAACTACCGTAAGTAAAAGTGATAGTTCTGAAAAACAGGCTGCTACAAAGCAAGAGGTAGATAATTCAAGCAAAAAAGAGCTTCAAGAATCAACAGCGGATATGGTAAAAGATACTACTGAGAGTAAAGATACAAAAGCTACCTCAAGTCGCTTCAAATTTGATCTTTCAAAAGGGTTAGAAGGACTTCTTGGATCTGTATCTAAGCTTGTAGATGAGTCCAAAGGTGAACAAACAATATCTATGGATGATTTATCTAATATTATAAACGTAACATCCTTACAAGACCTCGGATCGTTAATAGGTTTAAACATAAAACAGCAAGACTTTGCAGATGGCCTATCATTAGATAAAATACTGCAAAAGTTAGGAATTAATAAAGACGATTTTGAAAAAACATTACAGCAGTTAACTGGAAATCAATCTAAAGGGAAAGATGTATGGGATTTACTTGCAGGGATAGATCAAAACCAAATGGTATTTTTACAAAATCTAATGGATTCTGTTAAAGGTCATGCATCTTCTAAAATTTCCAAATTACAAGCTTCGCAAATTTTACAGTTTTTAAAGATAGTACAGTTAGTAGCTCCTAAAACAGATCTAATGTTGAATCAAGAATATCAATCACACCAAGTTAAAGAATTGATCGCTAAAATTTCATCAAATATAGATCAAGCTAAAGTGACAACTAGTGATTCGCAACTAACAAAAATAAACGATATTCAACAATTAAATATTAAACTAGCTGATACTTCTGCAAACGAGAATGTTAGCACGACTCAAACAGCCACTAGAGTTGCAAATACAACTGTTACATTGTCACTACCGACAGATAAAGCGTCCCAAGCAGAAGCGTTTGTAAAAGAGTTCCAAGCGATTATGAATCGAGGTCAGTTCTCGAACAATGCAGCTGGAACTAAGCTATTAATTAAGCTTTATCCAGAAAATCTCGGATCCATTCGTGTAGAGATTGTGCAAAAAGAGGGAATTATGACGGCACGTTTCTTAGCTTCTACGAATATTGGAAAGCAAATGCTTGAAAGTCAACTGCAACAGCTAAAACAAGGATTAGTGAATCAAAATATACAACTGGATCGAATTGATGTTGCTCAAGCTTTAAACGAAACAAATCGTCATGAAAAAGAACATCACCAGTTCCAACAAGCGTTTAGACAACATTCA